A single genomic interval of Noviherbaspirillum cavernae harbors:
- a CDS encoding GNAT family N-acetyltransferase encodes MTKEIVLRKANAGDVAAMKVFIFEHGANQWNFLPEAEVSAHLAAIARDKTHAAIAEIDKELVGFVTYLTSRDLARYQSLAHAGQLHGYICEAVVHRQHAGKGIGARLLGEAIAQLAAHGCKEIYIERHEENLASGGMMRKAGFIEIDTFDDPERRSSGSRRTTVCRIVME; translated from the coding sequence ATGACAAAAGAAATCGTCCTGAGAAAAGCGAACGCCGGCGACGTGGCGGCGATGAAGGTTTTCATCTTCGAACATGGCGCCAACCAGTGGAATTTCCTTCCCGAGGCGGAAGTGTCCGCGCATCTCGCCGCCATTGCGCGCGACAAGACGCATGCGGCGATCGCCGAGATCGACAAGGAGCTGGTCGGATTCGTGACCTATCTCACGAGCCGCGATCTGGCGCGCTATCAATCGCTGGCACATGCGGGGCAGCTGCACGGCTACATCTGCGAAGCGGTGGTGCATCGCCAGCATGCGGGAAAAGGCATCGGTGCGCGATTGCTGGGTGAAGCCATTGCACAGCTCGCCGCCCACGGGTGCAAGGAAATCTACATCGAGCGGCACGAGGAAAACCTTGCATCCGGCGGCATGATGCGCAAGGCCGGTTTCATCGAGATCGATACCTTCGACGACCCGGAGCGCAGGAGTTCGGGATCGCGCCGGACCACGGTGTGCAGAATCGTCATGGAATGA
- the gcvA gene encoding transcriptional regulator GcvA, with the protein MPDRLPPLPAVRAFEAAARLGGFQNAGEELHVSAGAVAHQVKQLEAWLGVALFHRLPRGVALTAAGRQYAQALQPLLDGLADVSESIKRHSDERVVTVTSVPSLVARWLMPRLGRLQRQHPDIDMRVLASLHPVDFLRDGVDVAIRLGTGPYPGLKADLLMEESFSAVCSPAFQAGAPDIREPADLLRHPLLHDEVEIRIPDEITWPRWFRALGIPYHGGTRPSFSHTYLTLEAAANGQGVALAPEPFISEDLRTGRLVRLLPQLVTGPYRFHLLRLPEAEARPAVKAFCDWIIEEARAEHAGEASAMRGAGE; encoded by the coding sequence ATGCCAGACCGCTTGCCGCCGCTGCCCGCCGTTCGCGCCTTCGAAGCGGCCGCGCGTCTCGGCGGCTTCCAGAATGCCGGGGAGGAATTGCACGTGTCGGCCGGTGCCGTCGCGCATCAGGTCAAGCAACTGGAGGCGTGGCTGGGTGTCGCCCTGTTCCATCGCCTGCCGCGCGGCGTGGCGCTCACGGCGGCAGGCCGGCAATATGCGCAGGCGCTGCAACCGCTGCTGGACGGACTGGCCGATGTTTCCGAATCGATCAAGCGCCACAGCGACGAACGCGTGGTGACGGTGACCTCGGTGCCGTCGCTGGTGGCGCGCTGGCTGATGCCGCGTCTCGGGCGCCTGCAGCGCCAGCATCCCGACATCGACATGCGCGTGCTGGCCTCGCTGCATCCGGTCGATTTCCTGCGCGATGGCGTGGATGTGGCGATACGGCTGGGCACCGGCCCCTATCCAGGACTCAAGGCTGATCTGCTGATGGAGGAATCGTTCTCGGCGGTGTGCAGCCCCGCCTTCCAGGCGGGCGCACCGGACATTCGCGAGCCGGCGGACTTGCTGCGCCATCCGCTGCTGCACGACGAAGTGGAAATCCGCATCCCGGACGAGATCACCTGGCCGCGCTGGTTCCGTGCGCTAGGCATCCCGTATCACGGCGGCACGCGGCCCAGCTTTTCACACACCTATCTCACGCTCGAAGCGGCGGCGAACGGCCAGGGCGTGGCCCTCGCCCCCGAACCCTTCATCAGCGAAGACCTGCGTACGGGTCGGCTGGTGCGCCTGCTGCCGCAACTGGTCACCGGCCCCTACCGTTTTCACCTGCTGCGTCTGCCGGAGGCGGAGGCGCGGCCTGCGGTCAAGGCGTTCTGCGACTGGATTATCGAGGAAGCGCGCGCCGAACATGCGGGTGAGGCAAGCGCCATGCGTGGCGCAGGAGAGTGA
- a CDS encoding DMT family transporter, translated as MPRHYAIGLVLLSALGFGSMALFAKYAYAGGVSPTMLLALRFLLAVAILAPVVWAMRLRLPRGRALAGFALMGMLYTAQSQSYFTALMHASSGLVGLLLYVYPVLVTLLAVTFGWEKLDRRTLVLMALAIAGIAITLGGNLDGKPLGIALGLAAAAIYAIYILIGGRLTQDTDPLAATLVVMATAALGNGTLAFAGGHALPPNASVWLAIAAIALATVIAIATFLIGIKHIGGAQASIISTLEPVVTICLGVALLGESVGMGQMAGGVMVLAAVILLAQKPQRQSVSDATETTETAGASAK; from the coding sequence ATGCCCCGCCACTACGCCATCGGTCTCGTCCTGCTGTCTGCCCTCGGCTTCGGCAGCATGGCCTTGTTCGCCAAGTACGCCTACGCCGGCGGCGTCAGCCCGACCATGCTGCTGGCGTTGCGCTTTTTGCTGGCGGTCGCCATCCTTGCGCCGGTGGTCTGGGCCATGCGCTTGCGGCTGCCGCGCGGACGTGCGCTGGCCGGATTCGCCTTGATGGGAATGCTGTACACCGCGCAATCGCAAAGCTATTTCACCGCGTTGATGCATGCGAGCAGCGGACTGGTCGGCTTGCTGTTGTATGTCTATCCGGTGCTGGTCACGCTGCTGGCGGTCACTTTCGGCTGGGAGAAGCTGGATCGCCGCACCCTGGTGCTGATGGCGCTCGCGATTGCCGGTATCGCGATCACGCTCGGCGGCAATCTCGACGGCAAACCTCTCGGTATCGCGCTCGGTCTTGCGGCGGCGGCGATCTATGCGATTTATATCCTGATCGGCGGCAGACTGACGCAAGACACCGATCCGCTCGCAGCTACTCTGGTCGTCATGGCAACCGCGGCGCTTGGCAACGGCACGCTCGCATTCGCCGGCGGCCATGCTCTGCCTCCAAACGCGTCGGTGTGGCTCGCCATCGCGGCGATTGCATTGGCAACGGTGATCGCCATCGCGACCTTCCTGATCGGGATCAAGCATATCGGTGGTGCGCAGGCGTCGATCATTTCCACGCTGGAGCCGGTCGTCACGATCTGTCTCGGCGTCGCGTTGCTGGGCGAATCCGTCGGCATGGGGCAGATGGCCGGCGGTGTCATGGTGCTGGCTGCCGTGATACTGCTCGCGCAAAAGCCGCAGCGGCAATCGGTATCCGATGCGACCGAGACGACCGAGACGGCAGGGGCGTCCGCCAAATAA
- a CDS encoding GNAT family N-acetyltransferase gives MTVVIRAEEEKDRSAVHAVNAAAFDTAAEADLVDALRVQAQPAISLVAEDGGEIVGHILFSPVSLSGRTDLRIMGLAPMAVAPAHQRTGVGSALVRTGLERCREQGFGAVVVLGHPGFYPRFGFHPSTRFGIDSEYDVPEDAFMVVELRPDYLRGASGTISYHAAFGSV, from the coding sequence ATGACCGTGGTGATTCGTGCAGAGGAAGAAAAGGACAGGAGTGCGGTGCATGCCGTGAATGCGGCCGCGTTCGACACTGCGGCAGAAGCCGACCTGGTCGATGCGCTGCGCGTGCAGGCACAACCCGCGATATCGCTCGTTGCCGAAGACGGCGGCGAGATCGTTGGCCACATTTTGTTTTCGCCGGTATCGCTGTCGGGACGAACCGATCTGCGCATCATGGGGCTGGCCCCCATGGCCGTCGCGCCTGCGCATCAGCGCACGGGAGTCGGGTCGGCGCTGGTACGCACGGGGCTCGAACGATGCAGGGAGCAAGGCTTCGGCGCAGTCGTCGTGCTCGGCCATCCCGGGTTTTATCCCCGTTTCGGATTCCATCCTTCCACGCGTTTCGGCATCGATAGCGAATACGATGTGCCGGAAGACGCATTCATGGTCGTCGAGCTGCGCCCCGATTATCTGCGTGGCGCTTCCGGCACGATCAGCTATCACGCAGCATTCGGCAGCGTGTAA